One genomic window of Branchiostoma floridae strain S238N-H82 chromosome 4, Bfl_VNyyK, whole genome shotgun sequence includes the following:
- the LOC118414070 gene encoding uncharacterized protein LOC118414070 — MLQDRRQDLHLTSTGKGHEFRGSYYFPDSTFRTTVLDPLPPPLSKQDEVHPYDSLINNYETTTGKVHDYKYMGGVLSNPLHKKSPGHWKVHYVKDLHEKLQVREALRPALTMGNQKTEVQDNFNAKRGLSLDSAFNAGPQNPTLRDHHVDGPTKAVIASTKNDALSGQPFYARDQGVLRLNDMYITTTHKDHRPFSRHEMEGYPRKDIPTYWQCEDYPKAWGHGLKHNPLPKDASRISRETPMRDITWFPTATRIPRLPKKLSPVPHSGLKTLYSQSYIEPSDVKSKDIFSCPVDTPWVIPDPGPLEAFAVPSMYKTEYMTYASGKPISV; from the exons ATGTTGCAGGACAGACGACAAGACTTACATTTGACCAGTACTGGCAAGGGGCACGAGTTCCGAGGGAGTTACTACTTCCCTGACTCCACATTTAGG ACGACAGTCCTTGACCCCCTGCCTCCCCCGTTGTCTAAGCAAGATGAGGTACACCCGTACGACAGCCTTATCAACAACTATGAAACCACCACTGGGAAAGTCCATGACTACAAGTACATGGGGGGTGTTCTGTCCAACCCCCTGCACAAAAAGTCTCCAGGACATTGGAAAGTACACTACGTAAAGGACCTTCATGAAAAG CTCCAGGTCCGTGAGGCCCTGCGCCCTGCCCTCACCATGGGCAATCAGAAGACAGAAGTTCAGGACAACTTCAACGCAAAACGGGGGCTGAGTCTGGACTCCGCATTTAATGCAGGTCCACAAAACCCAACATTGAGAGACCACCATGTGGACGGTCCCACTAAG GCAGTGATAGCGAGCACAAAGAATGACGCTCTATCTGGGCAGCCGTTCTATGCGCGTGACCAGGGCGTGCTGAGACTGAACGACATGTACATTACCACAACGCACAAAGATCACAGGCCTTTCAGCAG GCATGAGATGGAGGGGTATCCAAGAAAGGACATCCCGACTTATTGGCAGTGTGAGGATTATCCAAAAGCTTGGGGACATGGACTTAAACACAA CCCTCTTCCAAAAGACGCCTCTAGAATCTCCAGAGAAACCCCCATGAGAGACATCACCTGGTTTCCCACGGCAACCAGGATTCCCAGACTCCCTAAGAAGCTGTCACCTGTACCTCACAG TGGCCTGAAGACCCTGTACAGCCAGTCTTACATCGAACCATCCGATGTTAAGAGCAAGGATATCTTCTCCTGCCCTGTGGACACTCCATGGGTCATACCAG ATCCTGGTCCACTTGAAGCATTTGCAGTACCGAGCATGTACAAGACAGAATACATGACATATGCAAGCGGCAAGCCTATCTCTGTTTAG
- the LOC118414042 gene encoding organic cation transporter protein-like isoform X1, whose amino-acid sequence MENSYRRIIREVGEFGRFQKTAAICLAVLALPHAMHCLSMAFLGALPEHHCRLPAINTSTSALDDFPLLSSPYRQDSLNGSIPLEMDSGGEWRYSRCLQYNFTDGLRVDTDNRTLQVQHCTDGWVYDRSHYGTSIVTQFDLVCDRAWLREFAQSVHMLGFSFGAITSGALSDRYGRRPTLLWCIFLLFTFSVASAFSPNYIVFVILKFVLGAVNVSIYYTAFVLGMELLDHSKHTMFGMCMYLFLVLGYVGLGAFAYVIRNWRKLQLAISAPFLLCLTYWWLLPESPRWLIVTGRMKQAKRVIKRAAKMNQADLPDKLYHEMDCSLIQENGNDKNGRRDHNLLDLVRTPNIRKNTLVVGFTWFVMIAVYFGLSLGSPDLPGDPYMNFIICSSVEIVAVVVAWSTMNRWGRKPPVIAAFIVAGVSCAATSAVPKDLWRVSTGLAMVGKLCVSVTYAVFPVYSAEVFPTVVRNMGIGTVSMIGRAGGILAPFVALLGKYWAPLPLLTFGVLSFLNGVAILALPETLGVPLPNTLEDAENLKSLGEKNLQNTEKILSEELQKTEKIEIYDKITVL is encoded by the exons ATGGAGAACAGCTACCGAAGGATTATACGCGAAGTTGGTGAATTTGGCCGTTTTCAGAAAACTGCTGCGATCTGTTTAGCTGTTTTAGCTCTCCCCCATGCCATGCATTGTCTTTCTATGGCTTTTCTCGGCGCCCTACCAGAGCACCATTGCCGACTGCCTGCTATAAATACCTCGACCTCAGCCCTCGACGATTTCCCCCTGCTGTCCTCGCCATACCGTCAGGACAGCCTGAACGGCAGTATTCCACTGGAGATGGACTCTGGTGGGGAGTGGAGATACAGTAGATGTCTACAGTACAACTTCACTGATGGTTTAAGGGTGGATACGGACAACAGAACCCTCCAAGTCCAACACTGTACAGACGGCTGGGTGTACGACCGCAGTCATTACGGAACAAGCATCGTCACGCAA TTTGACCTGGTGTGTGACCGTGCCTGGTTGAGAGAATTTGCTCAGTCGGTTCACATGCTGGGCTTCAGCTTCGGCGCCATCACGTCAGGAGCTCTGTCGGACAG GTACGGCAGACGCCCAACCCTTCTATGGTGTATCTTCCTCCTGTTCACGTTCAGTGTGGCGTCAGCTTTCTCGCCCAACTATATTGTCTTTGTCATTCTGAAATTTGTGCTGGGAGCAGTCAACGTGTCCATCTACTACACAGCCTTTGTACTAG GTATGGAACTTTTGGACCATTCCAAACACACGATGTTTGGGATGTGCATGTACCTGTTCCTGGTCCTAGGGTATGTCGGACTGGGTGCCTTTGCTTACGTCATCAGGAACTGGCGAAAACTACAACTGGCAATTTCAGCGCCATTTCTACTCTGCCTGACTTACTGGTG GTTGTTACCGGAGTCTCCGCGGTGGTTAATTGTTACCGGGCGGATGAAACAGGCCAAAAGAGTGATCAAACGTGCGGCCAAAATGAACCAAGCTGACCTTCCGGACAAACTGTACCATGAAATGGACTGCAGCCTGATCCAG GAAAATGGAAACGACAAAAATGGAAGAAGAGATCACAATCTGCTGGATCTGGTGCGCACGCCAAACATCAGGAAAAATACGCTTGTGGTTGGCTTCACTTG GTTTGTTATGATAGCTGTATACTTCGGCCTTTCACTCGGTTCACCAGACCTTCCTGGTGACCCTTACATGAATTTCATCATCTGTTCATCCGTGGAGATTGTGGCTGTTGTGGTGGCATGGTCCACTATGAACAGATGGGGGAGGAAGCCTCCTGTTATTGCAGCCTTCATCGTCGCAGGAGTAAGCTGTGCAGCCACATCTGCTGTACCAAAAG ATCTATGGCGAGTATCTACCGGGTTAGCGATGGTGGGCAAACTTTGTGTCAGTGTTACGTATGCAGTCTTCCCGGTGTACTCAGCAGAAGTCTTCCCAACTGTTGTCAG aaACATGGGGATCGGCACAGTCTCCATGATAGGCCGAGCTGGCGGGATCCTCGCCCCCTTTGTGGCTCTGTTGGGGAAGTACTGGGCTCCCCTCCCTCTCCTCACCTTCGGCGTCCTGAGCTTCCTGAATGGAGTCGCCATCTTGGCTCTGCCTGAGACACTGGGCGTCCCGCTGCCCAACACACTGGAGGATGCTGAGAACTTGAAAAG TTTGGGAGAGAAGAATTTGCAGAACACTGAGAAGATCCTGTCAGAAGAGTTGCAGAAGACTGAGAAAATCGAGATCTATGACAAGATCACAGTTTTATAA